The proteins below are encoded in one region of Eulemur rufifrons isolate Redbay chromosome 2, OSU_ERuf_1, whole genome shotgun sequence:
- the PIERCE2 gene encoding piercer of microtubule wall 2 protein, with the protein MTDCNWGKKSTSPLNSDTEMKPEQLPPCVNPGNPVFSCMLDPKTLRTATSLSKPQMIMYKTNSSHYGEFSPIPQFFPCSYTPREQAFSSHIRATGFCQNNTLNTAPDRTRTLDFPNFQHTL; encoded by the exons ATGACGGACTGCAACTGG GGTAAGAAAAGTACTTCACCTTTAAATTCCGACACAGAAATGAAACCTGAACAACTGCCTCCTTGTGTAAACCCTGGCAATCCTGTGTTTTCATGTATGTTGGACCCAAAGACACTGCGTACAGCAACCTCACTATCAAAACCTCAGATGATTATGTATAAAACCAATTCAAGTCATTATGGTGAATTTTCACCTATACCACAGTTTTTTCCCTGCAGTTACACTCCAAGGGAGCAAGCATTTTCAAGCCATATCAGAGCAACTGGATTTTGTCAAAATAACACTCTAAATACTGCACCTGACAGAACCAGAACCCTTGATTTTCCTAATTTTCAACATACTCTATGA